A single Zootoca vivipara chromosome 1, rZooViv1.1, whole genome shotgun sequence DNA region contains:
- the LOC132592634 gene encoding uncharacterized protein LOC132592634: MEQVKMEDHKGVSAKRWTASSNVQVWICGHCIVHWAHVRASNCGMGNNLGLPAGVCISWISRCGMRWEELMPVVKAKAGSFGPPDILIIQLGENDLAFRKSLDFLLNIKKDFDELAALFPMIALFWSSLLKRRVWHGSHSPVAIDKSRKLLNCVVARKLPFMNGHVIEHPDNRFSEVALFHDNGVHLSDQGNDVWLADITQSIRDWLQL; this comes from the exons ATGGAACAGGTGAAGATGGAAGACCACAAAGGAGTTTCAGCAAAAAGATGGACAG CTTCTTCTAACGTTCAAGTTTGGATCTGTGGTCACTGTATCGTCCACTGGGCCCATGTGCGAGCCAGCAATTGTGGCATGGGCAACAACCTTGGTTTGCCTGCAGGTGTTTGTATTTCCTGGATTTCAAGATGTGGTATGCGTTGGGAAGAGTTAATGCCAGTTGTGAAAGCTAAAGCAGGATCTTTTGGTCCTCCCGACATCCTGATTAttcagctgggggagaatgatttggcctTCAGGAAAAGCTTGGACTTCTTATTGAACATAAAGAAGGACTTTGATGAACTTGCTGCTTTATTTCCCATGATAGCCTTGTTTTGGTCCTCCCTTCTGAAGAGAAGAGTTTGGCACGGCAGTCATAGCCCTGTGGCCATCGACAAATCCAGGAAACTCTTGAATTGTGTGGTGGCTCGCAAACTGCCTTTTATGAATGGCCATGTGATTGAGCACCCTGACAATAGATTCAGTGAGGTGGCTCTGTTTCATGACAATGGCGTTCATCTTTCCGATCAAGGAAATGATGTGTGGTTGGCTGATATCACCCAAAGCATTAGGGATTGGTTGCAGCTGTGA